The Toxorhynchites rutilus septentrionalis strain SRP chromosome 3, ASM2978413v1, whole genome shotgun sequence genome includes a region encoding these proteins:
- the LOC129774098 gene encoding zinc finger protein 502-like, with amino-acid sequence MDQEIKLFGESLYVPMENSEKNVNQLADDCEYYEFGGKTYMKFVTSSPMQLTNIYETQEKTANGDMEQQMGNDSGYTSPMNIVPEQSLTSTYQPTDSKIDEEQSLQNTFVENCTEYVPHSNNFMHQIMDTNTNNVNSNFTPTLHVQPNIIGYPHHLSHSDVSLPYNYLQSSPSTASLQSQYGEPVSSSNLLHSDYISSVNVLSQQNQVESVTAYQQTVANNDAEQSPYNTLVYGNDNNAYVQGIWYTQHGQPIYLVPEQKQSTSDIQSNHQQISPSTCSSSSETHYGESSPSNNSSHFDYQQPSTSHASLGDHIDNGVHPETASKSTPSSDSTKTSKRSYRSKPIRSEKIQKAVRRSVVKHSDFPCTTCGTYLKSRQGLKQHNRSIHSGYEHRCSMCGKRFATEEILDEHIAKHKLTEKPWKCELCPNSYINKPDLKRHLLDHNPATKPHECDKCGKRFSRSDQRDQHMESHERKEAKREQ; translated from the coding sequence ATGGATCAAGAAATTAAGTTATTTGGTGAATCACTCTATGTCCCTATGGAGAATTCAGAGAAAAATGTGAACCAGTTAGCGGACGATTGTGAATACTATGAATTTGGTGGAAAAACGTACATGAAGTTTGTGACGAGTTCGCCTATGCAATTAACTAACATTTACGAAACTCAGGAGAAAACGGCGAATGGTGACATGGAGCAACAAATGGGAAATGATTCAGGATACACATCACCTATGAATATTGTGCCAGAACAAAGCCTGACAAGCACGTATCAACCAACAGATTCGAAGATTGATGAAGAACAATCATTACAAAATACGTTTGTGGAAAATTGTACGGAATATGTACCACATTCTAATAATTTCATGCATCAAATCATGGATACGAACACAAACAACGTGAACAGTAATTTCACACCGACACTCCATGTCCAGCCAAACATAATTGGATATCCACATCATTTATCGCATTCAGATGTATCGTTACCGTATAATTATCTACAATCGTCGCCTTCCACGGCCAGTCTCCAATCACAATACGGAGAGCCAGTATCTTCAAGTAATTTACTACACTCGGATTACATATCGTCTGTAAATGTCCTGTCACAACAAAATCAGGTAGAATCAGTAACTGCATATCAACAAACCGTGGCAAATAATGATGCAGAACAATCACCATATAATACATTAGTTTACGGTAACGACAACAACGCATACGTTCAGGGTATCTGGTATACACAACACGGTCAACCAATTTACCTGGTGCCGGAACAAAAACAATCAACTTCAGATATCCAATCCAACCATCAACAAATATCACCATCAACGTGTAGCTCTTCATCAGAAACCCACTATGGAGAATCATCGCCGTCAAACAATTCCTCACATTTTGATTATCAGCAGCCGTCAACTTCACATGCATCTCTAGGTGATCACATCGATAATGGCGTTCATCCAGAAACTGCTTCAAAGTCGACCCCGTCTTCGGATTCAACTAAAACATCGAAACGATCCTATAGATCAAAACCAATTCGCagcgaaaaaatccaaaaagctGTTAGACGAAGTGTGGTCAAACACAGTGATTTTCCGTGTACCACATGCGGCACGTACTTGAAATCAAGGCAGGGATTGAAGCAACACAACAGAAGTATCCATTCAGGCTACGAGCATAGGTGCTCTATGTGTGGTAAGCGATTCGCTACGGAAGAAATACTTGATGAGCATATTGCTAAACATAAACTCACCGAAAAGCCGTGGAAGTGCGAGTTGTGTCCGAATTCATACATTAACAAGCCAGATCTCAAACGCCATCTGCTAGATCACAATCCAGCCACCAAACCACACGAATGCGACAAATGTGGGAAGAGATTTAGTCGTTCCGATCAGAGGGATCAACACATGGAATCCCACGAGCGCAAGGAAGCGAAACGCGAGCAGTAG